The Leucobacter sp. UCMA 4100 genome window below encodes:
- a CDS encoding ABC transporter ATP-binding protein, with product MKPLSLSSRVTMVDPALLPIASGAEVASDLWRRLRGRRLALGGVLCLCIAQAAAALVFALVVGKLVDLVLETAPLSGGTWGMLWPAASLMVSAALASGLLGACTGIALARITETLIAQLREEYVGAALRLPRATIERAGPGDAVTRASDDIAHISASLPEALPRVCVSVFTVILAGGSVAAIDPRFLAVFGLTIPVYLLTLRWYLRTAPAVYAAEREHYSLRADAVLDTLTQLPAVRAHGLARTQLDRIAAAGWQTVRWAMRARIVQNRLFGRLNIAEALGLGSCLAVGLVLALRGEVSPGQVTAAALLFVRIVVPIEGLLGVLDDLQSALASLARVIGVTLAGSAADDPPAAGMGPHPRTAPRRANAAPAVTLADVSFSYDGRHAALSDITLTVPRGGVLAVVGATGSGKSTLAALIAGVHEPAGGRFERSVDERGIVTLAQEPHVFAGSLRENLTLAAPEASDQELLQALEQIGSQELVPLLREGLDTMLGVGGTPLTATQAQEIALARVLLVDPEFVILDEATADADSASSARLDEAVAAVVANRSAVIIAHRLSQTLIADEIAVLESGRLIELGDHETLLGADGAYARLWAASAGRA from the coding sequence ATGAAGCCTCTCAGCCTGAGCAGTCGCGTGACCATGGTTGACCCGGCGCTCTTACCCATCGCGAGCGGTGCCGAGGTAGCGAGCGATCTTTGGCGAAGGCTTCGCGGGCGGCGCCTCGCTCTCGGAGGCGTGCTCTGCCTGTGCATCGCACAGGCCGCGGCGGCACTCGTGTTCGCCCTCGTCGTAGGCAAGCTGGTCGATCTCGTGCTTGAAACCGCGCCGCTATCGGGAGGAACCTGGGGCATGCTGTGGCCCGCCGCCTCGCTGATGGTCTCGGCAGCGCTCGCTTCGGGGTTGCTCGGGGCCTGCACCGGGATAGCGCTCGCGCGAATCACCGAGACGCTTATTGCCCAACTCCGTGAAGAATATGTGGGGGCGGCGCTCCGGCTCCCGCGAGCGACAATCGAACGTGCGGGGCCGGGAGACGCGGTGACGAGGGCTTCAGACGATATCGCTCATATCTCGGCGAGCTTGCCCGAGGCTTTGCCGAGGGTGTGCGTCTCGGTGTTCACGGTGATTCTTGCTGGGGGCAGCGTGGCGGCAATTGACCCTCGCTTTCTCGCGGTCTTTGGGCTCACCATTCCGGTCTATCTGTTGACGCTTCGGTGGTACCTTCGCACGGCACCCGCCGTCTATGCCGCCGAGCGAGAACACTATTCGCTTCGTGCTGATGCCGTGCTCGACACGCTCACCCAGCTGCCCGCGGTACGAGCGCACGGTCTCGCCCGCACGCAGCTCGACCGTATTGCTGCTGCCGGGTGGCAGACGGTGCGTTGGGCGATGCGCGCAAGAATCGTGCAAAATCGGCTCTTTGGCAGGCTCAACATCGCCGAAGCATTGGGGCTTGGCTCGTGCCTAGCGGTGGGCCTTGTGCTCGCATTGCGTGGCGAGGTGAGCCCGGGCCAAGTGACTGCGGCGGCGCTTCTCTTCGTGCGCATCGTGGTTCCCATCGAAGGGTTGCTCGGCGTTCTTGACGATCTCCAGTCGGCCCTTGCCTCGCTGGCGCGGGTGATCGGGGTTACGCTCGCGGGGTCGGCTGCAGATGATCCGCCTGCTGCGGGCATGGGCCCACACCCGCGAACTGCACCGCGGCGAGCGAATGCGGCTCCGGCAGTAACCTTGGCCGACGTCAGCTTTTCGTATGACGGGCGGCATGCGGCGCTCAGCGACATCACGCTGACGGTGCCACGGGGTGGTGTGCTTGCGGTCGTCGGCGCAACCGGGTCTGGCAAATCGACGCTCGCTGCGCTCATCGCCGGCGTGCACGAGCCAGCGGGAGGGCGGTTTGAGCGTTCGGTCGACGAGCGCGGGATTGTGACGCTCGCTCAAGAACCACACGTGTTCGCGGGGTCGTTACGCGAGAACCTCACGCTTGCAGCCCCCGAAGCGTCAGACCAAGAACTGTTGCAGGCGCTCGAACAGATTGGTTCGCAGGAGCTTGTGCCCCTCCTACGTGAGGGACTCGACACGATGCTTGGTGTGGGCGGAACTCCGCTCACCGCTACGCAGGCTCAGGAGATTGCGCTCGCGCGGGTACTGCTCGTCGACCCCGAGTTCGTCATTCTCGACGAGGCGACGGCCGATGCCGACAGCGCCAGCAGCGCCCGTCTCGACGAGGCCGTCGCCGCGGTCGTTGCCAACCGTAGTGCGGTGATCATCGCCCACAGACTGAGCCAAACGCTCATCGCCGACGAAATAGCGGTGCTCGAATCGGGGCGGCTCATTGAGCTCGGCGACCACGAGACATTGCTTGGCGCTGACGGGGCATACGCGCGGCTGTGGGCGGCAAGTGCGGGGCGGGCATGA
- a CDS encoding ABC transporter transmembrane domain-containing protein, producing MVKGSGRAVWGRFEAPEEQPAEPRLVPRPRISAPQLSYDIFRSVRGTVVVAAGLIVLFDVASMLVPVVIGMIVETVIAPAASGHALPSLWPAIAMGFGSLIGLFVLMNVGNRFGSRLGWLGVQRAKYELTQRVLERLVDERGLSGDERHPGSLLALATGDVHRACLVLYLVVYPPAQLIGLGVGATVLCSIHLGLGLTVFVGLPLLLALSALIARPLQRRSMAEQAEVADAAASAADLLSGFRVIRGLYAEQLATRRYREKSRTALASTLRAREARAVFEGCTDILTQLSAAVIAIAATWLALRGTLSVSDLVTVAGISVALLGPLESLTSSVGSFWAVSQASAGRIAGVLATEANPASAGDATPGTSGTGLSLRSLALDERYLTAEIGPTELVVLSLRQREAAELGALLSLERLPVSGEATYGSLAVAEYQPEALRARLLVAPREPALFPGTVRENVTLSADPRWSSQAHTALSAAALAEVELPDGYERLVRGGGRELSGGQRQRIALARALAADPEVLVLSDPTSSVDTVTEVRIARAIRELRAGKSTIVVTDSPAFVQIADRVIRPHSGNEASQPEQSRDHG from the coding sequence GTGGTGAAGGGAAGCGGCAGGGCGGTCTGGGGCCGGTTTGAAGCCCCAGAAGAGCAGCCGGCAGAGCCCCGGCTTGTGCCTCGGCCGCGCATCAGCGCCCCTCAGCTGAGTTATGACATCTTTCGTTCGGTTCGTGGCACCGTGGTCGTGGCTGCCGGGCTCATCGTCCTGTTTGACGTGGCGAGCATGCTCGTGCCCGTGGTTATCGGAATGATCGTCGAGACGGTGATCGCCCCGGCAGCCTCAGGGCATGCCCTCCCTTCGCTGTGGCCCGCGATCGCCATGGGATTTGGGTCGCTCATCGGGCTTTTTGTGCTCATGAACGTGGGCAATCGCTTCGGCAGTCGGCTGGGGTGGCTCGGGGTGCAGCGGGCTAAGTACGAGTTGACGCAACGGGTGCTTGAGCGTCTCGTCGATGAGCGGGGGCTTTCGGGCGATGAACGGCACCCCGGTTCCCTCCTCGCGCTCGCGACGGGCGACGTGCATCGGGCGTGCCTCGTGCTGTACCTTGTCGTGTACCCGCCCGCGCAACTGATCGGTCTTGGGGTTGGTGCCACGGTGCTCTGCTCCATTCACCTTGGGCTTGGGCTCACGGTTTTCGTCGGTCTCCCGCTGCTACTGGCGCTGAGTGCGCTCATCGCGCGGCCTCTCCAACGCCGCAGTATGGCTGAGCAGGCCGAGGTTGCCGATGCCGCGGCGAGCGCCGCCGATCTTCTCTCGGGTTTCCGGGTGATTCGAGGTCTGTACGCAGAGCAACTCGCGACGCGTCGCTACCGGGAAAAGAGCCGTACGGCCCTCGCTTCGACCCTTCGCGCCCGCGAGGCCCGTGCCGTTTTCGAGGGTTGTACCGATATCTTGACTCAGCTGAGTGCCGCGGTCATCGCGATCGCGGCGACCTGGCTGGCGCTGCGCGGCACGCTCTCGGTGAGTGATCTTGTCACAGTCGCGGGTATCTCGGTGGCGCTCCTCGGGCCACTCGAATCGCTGACGAGCTCGGTTGGCTCCTTCTGGGCGGTGTCGCAGGCATCGGCTGGCCGCATCGCCGGCGTGCTCGCGACCGAAGCAAACCCGGCCTCGGCTGGTGACGCGACCCCCGGAACATCCGGCACGGGGCTCAGCCTGCGGTCGCTCGCACTCGACGAACGGTACCTTACGGCCGAGATTGGCCCCACTGAGCTCGTCGTCCTTTCGCTCCGTCAGCGCGAGGCCGCTGAGCTCGGCGCGTTGCTCTCGCTCGAGCGTCTTCCCGTGAGCGGCGAGGCGACATACGGTTCGCTCGCTGTCGCCGAGTACCAGCCAGAGGCGTTGCGAGCGCGGCTGCTCGTGGCCCCGCGCGAACCGGCGTTGTTTCCCGGCACGGTGCGTGAGAACGTGACCTTGTCAGCGGATCCCCGCTGGTCGAGCCAAGCGCACACGGCCCTGAGCGCCGCCGCTCTCGCCGAGGTCGAGCTGCCCGATGGGTACGAGCGTCTCGTGAGGGGTGGCGGCCGCGAACTCTCGGGCGGGCAGCGCCAGCGCATTGCCCTCGCGCGGGCGCTCGCCGCCGACCCCGAGGTACTCGTGCTCAGCGACCCAACGAGTTCGGTCGACACGGTAACCGAGGTGCGAATCGCTCGCGCGATCCGCGAGCTGAGAGCAGGCAAGAGCACCATCGTGGTGACCGACTCGCCAGCGTTTGTACAGATTGCCGATCGGGTGATCCGCCCTCACTCCGGCAATGAAGCCTCTCAGCCTGAGCAGTCGCGTGACCATGGTTGA
- a CDS encoding siderophore-interacting protein, with the protein MARSLRPIDVFPLTTRTLSVLRVVDVTPGMRRVTLGGPALAAHTAENGYHVAAFRSDGVDDEFKILLKHPDAEVAVGPTQADGLLVWPRHDEHLVMRTYSVRRWNPETGEIDIDFVLHGVGAASTWARRTQPGDLMQIAGPKASSGHPVSADWTLIAGDETALPAIGRWLEEWPEGARGQVFIEVAEQSHRQQLPTPPGVEVTWLSRDGAEPGTTTLLYDAITGAEWWPGTAFAWVAGETHTLTPIRRWLRNERGLGKEQVEVTGYWRRHEVVASANDSAVPDEAARESAQEKFLHLSEIMPAVTIRIAATIGLAGAFNSAPRTVAELAAATETDPVGLGKMLRYLESIELTELHDDGRYSLTQAGKELENEFIGEILSLDGPEGHRELHGLLALSAAIRTGKGDHAAWFGAGFEESVQSDPTAILKRVEHEAEGAVYVTGSVAASPLFEGLTSLRVAGRAAGAFAERMVAVHPELRVSVLAAPSELAAMSTVHPDHERIVFEPGSMLEARPEPTDGYLICARVETLSDADAVFMLRQAAASLTEGGRIIIFGSVLDPDQAHDHDFEEDLLLFSLSGGSARFHEEYLRLFSKAGLELSAQDTVGWGRTIYALTARA; encoded by the coding sequence ATGGCCCGGAGTTTGCGCCCGATCGACGTTTTTCCGCTCACGACTCGCACCCTGAGCGTGTTGCGTGTCGTTGATGTGACCCCGGGTATGCGCCGCGTCACCCTGGGGGGCCCTGCACTTGCGGCGCACACTGCTGAGAACGGGTACCATGTTGCCGCGTTTCGTTCAGACGGTGTTGACGATGAATTCAAGATTCTGCTCAAGCATCCCGATGCCGAGGTCGCGGTTGGTCCAACGCAGGCAGACGGCCTGCTCGTCTGGCCACGCCACGACGAGCATCTCGTCATGCGCACGTACTCGGTGAGGCGTTGGAACCCCGAGACCGGCGAAATCGATATCGACTTTGTGCTGCACGGTGTCGGCGCAGCGAGTACCTGGGCGAGGCGCACCCAGCCCGGTGATCTCATGCAAATCGCAGGGCCGAAGGCCTCGTCGGGTCACCCCGTGAGCGCTGACTGGACGCTGATTGCCGGCGACGAAACCGCGCTGCCCGCAATTGGTCGCTGGCTCGAGGAGTGGCCAGAGGGCGCGCGAGGTCAGGTCTTCATCGAAGTGGCCGAGCAGTCGCATCGCCAGCAGCTGCCAACCCCGCCAGGGGTTGAGGTTACCTGGCTGTCGCGCGACGGAGCAGAACCCGGCACGACGACGCTTCTCTACGATGCGATCACCGGAGCAGAATGGTGGCCAGGAACGGCCTTCGCCTGGGTCGCGGGCGAAACGCACACCCTCACCCCGATTCGCCGCTGGCTGCGCAATGAGCGGGGCCTTGGCAAAGAACAGGTCGAGGTCACCGGGTATTGGCGCAGGCACGAGGTTGTGGCATCAGCGAACGATAGCGCGGTTCCTGACGAAGCCGCGCGTGAGAGCGCCCAAGAGAAGTTCTTGCACCTCAGTGAGATCATGCCGGCCGTCACGATTCGTATTGCGGCAACCATCGGGCTTGCCGGTGCATTCAACAGCGCACCGCGAACCGTGGCCGAGCTCGCCGCGGCGACCGAGACCGATCCCGTGGGCCTCGGCAAGATGCTGCGGTATCTCGAGTCGATCGAGCTGACCGAGCTGCATGATGACGGGCGTTATTCGCTCACGCAGGCCGGCAAAGAACTCGAAAACGAGTTTATTGGTGAGATTCTTTCGCTTGACGGCCCCGAGGGTCACCGTGAGCTCCACGGCCTGCTCGCTTTGTCAGCGGCGATTCGAACCGGCAAGGGAGATCATGCGGCCTGGTTTGGAGCCGGGTTCGAAGAGAGCGTGCAGAGCGACCCCACGGCGATTCTCAAGCGCGTTGAGCACGAGGCAGAGGGCGCGGTCTATGTCACCGGAAGCGTTGCGGCGTCGCCGCTCTTCGAAGGGCTCACCTCGTTGCGCGTCGCTGGTCGCGCGGCGGGTGCGTTTGCTGAGCGCATGGTCGCGGTTCATCCCGAGCTGCGCGTGAGCGTGCTTGCGGCTCCGAGCGAACTCGCGGCAATGAGCACAGTGCACCCTGATCACGAACGCATCGTGTTCGAGCCGGGGAGCATGCTCGAGGCGAGACCCGAACCGACCGACGGCTACCTCATCTGTGCCAGGGTTGAGACGCTCTCTGATGCCGACGCCGTGTTCATGCTGCGACAGGCGGCGGCGAGCCTTACCGAGGGTGGCCGCATCATTATTTTCGGCAGCGTACTCGACCCGGATCAGGCTCACGATCACGACTTTGAAGAAGACCTGTTGCTCTTCTCGCTGAGCGGCGGGAGCGCACGGTTTCACGAGGAGTACCTGCGTCTCTTCTCAAAGGCAGGTCTCGAGCTGAGCGCGCAAGATACGGTTGGGTGGGGCCGAACGATCTACGCCCTGACGGCCCGCGCGTAG
- a CDS encoding helix-turn-helix transcriptional regulator, with the protein MTPSTPTANDPALKIPLHIPAVAVPEICHDDQHMAFWQVRGSTLFRHADRTTVLHEGEVLWLPVETPHALEVRPDSVVFPYWFPIDHTATVLRGPTVVRILEREQDMFLALYQSRSTIIQPGANIQRQVLSILERGASMPENLPLPTTPTAAAVAAALLLNPGDERRAVDWALEVHTSCRSLERAFVAETGLTFREWRLRCRMHLAAKLLRSEASVTSVAFRVGYQHPNSFARTFRGFYGVSPTSFAAEPEAAEAILGSSGTTVGVPVT; encoded by the coding sequence GTGACACCGAGCACACCCACCGCGAACGACCCAGCACTCAAGATCCCGCTGCACATTCCAGCGGTCGCGGTTCCTGAGATTTGCCACGACGACCAGCACATGGCGTTCTGGCAGGTACGCGGCTCAACGCTCTTTCGGCACGCCGACCGCACCACCGTGCTGCACGAGGGCGAGGTTCTCTGGTTACCGGTCGAGACGCCCCACGCACTCGAGGTCAGGCCCGATTCGGTGGTGTTCCCCTACTGGTTTCCCATCGACCACACGGCAACCGTGCTGCGCGGACCAACCGTCGTGCGCATTCTCGAACGCGAGCAAGACATGTTTCTCGCGCTATATCAGAGCCGCAGCACGATCATTCAACCCGGGGCCAACATTCAGCGCCAGGTGCTCTCAATTCTCGAGCGCGGCGCCTCGATGCCCGAGAACCTGCCGCTCCCGACAACGCCAACCGCCGCAGCGGTTGCAGCAGCGCTCCTGTTGAACCCCGGCGACGAGCGGAGGGCCGTCGACTGGGCGCTCGAGGTGCACACGAGCTGCCGCAGTCTTGAGCGAGCCTTTGTCGCTGAGACCGGGCTAACGTTTCGTGAGTGGCGTCTTCGCTGCCGAATGCACCTCGCAGCAAAACTCTTGCGTTCTGAGGCGTCGGTTACTTCGGTCGCGTTTCGCGTTGGCTACCAGCACCCGAACAGTTTCGCGCGAACATTTCGCGGCTTTTACGGGGTGAGTCCCACCTCGTTCGCCGCTGAACCCGAAGCGGCCGAAGCGATTCTCGGATCGAGCGGAACAACCGTTGGTGTTCCCGTCACCTGA
- a CDS encoding ABC transporter ATP-binding protein → MYDHLDHADRDPSSRLRIDHATIGYDRRVISRDLTTEIPAGSFTAIIGPNGCGKSTLLRAFARVLTPEQGHVLLDGRAISSMRAKEVARELGLLAQTSFAPDGIRVADLVARGRAPHQSLLQQWQQADEDAVTAALAATHLSDLSDRLVDELSGGQRQRVWVAMLLAQQTSIMLLDEPTTFLDIAHQYELLELFRTLHEDGKTLVAVLHDLGQAARYADHLIVMRDGQIVTTGPPAEVITPELIERVFGLRCLVLPDQVTGTPTVVPLDPRIASAASGSAANEVGLTP, encoded by the coding sequence ATGTACGACCACCTAGACCACGCAGACCGTGACCCCTCGAGCCGGCTGCGCATCGACCACGCAACGATAGGTTATGACCGTCGCGTGATTTCACGGGACCTCACGACCGAAATTCCAGCGGGCTCCTTTACCGCGATCATCGGCCCGAACGGATGCGGTAAGTCGACGCTCCTGCGGGCCTTTGCCCGCGTGCTTACCCCTGAGCAAGGTCACGTGTTGCTCGACGGGCGTGCCATCTCGTCGATGCGCGCAAAAGAGGTCGCTCGTGAGCTCGGCCTGCTCGCACAGACCTCGTTTGCCCCCGACGGCATCAGGGTCGCTGACCTCGTTGCCAGGGGCAGGGCCCCTCACCAATCACTCCTCCAACAGTGGCAGCAGGCCGACGAAGATGCGGTGACCGCGGCGCTCGCAGCAACGCACCTGAGTGACCTTTCTGACAGGCTCGTCGACGAGCTCTCGGGCGGTCAGCGCCAGCGGGTGTGGGTCGCGATGCTTCTCGCGCAGCAAACATCGATCATGCTGCTTGACGAGCCCACGACCTTTCTCGACATTGCGCACCAGTACGAGCTGCTTGAACTGTTTCGAACGCTGCATGAGGACGGCAAAACGCTTGTCGCCGTGCTGCATGATCTTGGCCAGGCGGCACGCTATGCCGACCACCTTATTGTGATGCGCGATGGGCAGATCGTGACGACGGGGCCGCCAGCCGAGGTCATCACCCCCGAGCTCATCGAGCGCGTGTTTGGCCTGCGGTGCCTCGTGCTGCCCGATCAGGTGACGGGAACACCAACGGTTGTTCCGCTCGATCCGAGAATCGCTTCGGCCGCTTCGGGTTCAGCGGCGAACGAGGTGGGACTCACCCCGTAA
- a CDS encoding FecCD family ABC transporter permease, whose product MSARRVLTKRGGVRPIDFGSRVRVVRTRFTSHRFSTRVLGVSAFLFMVAIGVAIVAIRFGDFPLTVREVLTVLGGAGDEFHRMIVLEWRLPVAIAAVVFGALLGIGGAIFQSLTRNPLGSPDVIGFDAGSYTAVVVMILVFGNASAWALAGAALVGGLATAILVASLAYRNGFQGFRLIIVGIGISAILGSINSFLITRSDSTDAIAVGFWGAGSITRVSWATLTPSLIIAAVLALAAVALEPSLRRLELGDDVAVAQGLRIGPARFALLVLGVATTALVTAAAGPIGFIALVAPQLARRLTRSAGTSLLSAAAMGAALLATAHLVSLLIAQAYRAIPVGLITVCLGGLYLIWLLIRESRRVGTASSS is encoded by the coding sequence ATGAGTGCCAGGCGCGTGTTAACGAAGCGCGGGGGAGTGCGGCCCATCGACTTCGGTTCCCGGGTGCGGGTCGTGCGCACACGGTTTACCTCACACCGTTTCTCGACCCGCGTGCTCGGTGTCTCGGCGTTCCTGTTTATGGTCGCTATCGGCGTGGCCATCGTCGCCATTCGGTTCGGGGATTTCCCGCTCACGGTGCGTGAAGTGCTCACCGTGCTCGGGGGAGCCGGCGATGAGTTTCACCGCATGATCGTGCTCGAATGGCGACTGCCTGTCGCGATCGCGGCCGTTGTCTTTGGTGCGCTGCTCGGTATTGGCGGCGCTATCTTCCAGTCACTCACGCGCAACCCCCTCGGCTCCCCTGATGTGATCGGCTTCGATGCGGGTTCGTACACGGCCGTTGTCGTCATGATTCTGGTGTTCGGTAACGCGAGCGCCTGGGCTCTGGCCGGTGCGGCGCTCGTTGGAGGGCTCGCAACCGCGATACTCGTGGCCTCGCTGGCCTACCGAAACGGCTTCCAAGGCTTTAGGCTCATCATCGTAGGCATCGGCATTTCTGCGATTTTGGGTTCTATCAACTCCTTCCTCATCACCAGATCTGACTCAACCGATGCGATCGCCGTGGGGTTTTGGGGCGCAGGATCGATTACCCGTGTTTCGTGGGCCACCCTCACCCCATCGCTCATCATTGCCGCGGTGCTCGCCCTCGCGGCGGTTGCGCTCGAGCCGAGCCTGCGAAGGCTGGAACTTGGTGACGACGTCGCGGTCGCGCAGGGGTTGCGCATTGGACCGGCTCGGTTTGCGCTGCTGGTGCTCGGCGTCGCTACGACCGCGCTCGTGACCGCTGCGGCGGGGCCCATCGGATTTATCGCGCTCGTTGCCCCGCAGCTTGCGAGGCGGCTCACCAGGTCAGCCGGGACAAGTCTGCTCTCGGCGGCTGCGATGGGCGCCGCGTTGCTTGCGACCGCCCACCTCGTTTCGCTGCTCATCGCGCAGGCCTACCGTGCCATTCCGGTCGGGCTCATCACCGTGTGCCTCGGTGGCCTCTACCTCATCTGGCTACTCATTCGAGAGTCACGCCGTGTTGGCACGGCGAGCTCATCGTGA
- a CDS encoding FecCD family ABC transporter permease has product MTSLRANSTSLDDPPGAPPGTAAVRGLARRRTVGMLVIVGALVLAATASLAFGAKILSVEETWAAFWHPDGSEAATIVWTLRAPRTLAGIVVGAAFGVAGALIQALTRNPIADPGILGVNAGAGFAVTIGIGITGVTNASEYVWYAFIGAALATLLVTLIGSAGRGPASPVTLVLAGVALGAVLNGFSTFLSLIDPDTFRAVRNWGLGSIERTDLGDTLSVLPLIVVGLVIALLVSGPLNSIALGDELAATLGARVARTRVLVIIAVTLLAGGGTALTGGIGFVGLMVPHIMRWIFGPDQRWILATSALAAPVLVLAADVLGRVIARPGEIEVGVLTAIIGAPVLIALVRGRKSSGL; this is encoded by the coding sequence ATGACCTCTCTCAGAGCCAACTCCACGAGCCTGGACGACCCGCCGGGGGCCCCACCCGGTACAGCCGCCGTGCGTGGCCTCGCTCGCCGACGCACGGTAGGAATGCTCGTGATCGTTGGTGCCCTTGTGCTTGCCGCGACCGCGAGTCTCGCCTTCGGTGCCAAAATACTGAGCGTTGAAGAGACATGGGCCGCGTTCTGGCACCCTGACGGGTCAGAGGCGGCAACGATCGTGTGGACCCTGCGAGCGCCCCGCACGCTCGCAGGCATCGTCGTCGGCGCGGCGTTTGGCGTTGCGGGCGCACTCATTCAGGCGCTCACCCGCAACCCGATCGCCGACCCGGGTATTCTCGGTGTGAACGCTGGGGCTGGCTTCGCCGTGACCATCGGCATCGGCATCACAGGGGTGACGAACGCGAGTGAGTACGTGTGGTACGCCTTCATCGGCGCGGCCCTCGCGACGCTGCTCGTGACCCTCATAGGTTCTGCCGGTCGCGGCCCGGCGTCGCCAGTGACGCTCGTGCTCGCAGGTGTCGCGCTTGGCGCCGTACTCAATGGCTTTTCGACCTTTCTCTCACTCATCGATCCTGATACGTTTCGGGCCGTACGCAACTGGGGTCTCGGGTCGATCGAGCGAACCGACCTGGGCGACACGCTCTCAGTGCTGCCGCTCATTGTCGTGGGCCTCGTCATCGCGCTCCTCGTGTCGGGCCCGCTGAACTCGATTGCGCTCGGCGACGAGCTCGCGGCGACGCTGGGTGCGCGGGTTGCCCGTACCAGGGTGCTCGTCATCATCGCGGTGACGCTCCTCGCCGGAGGTGGCACGGCGCTCACGGGAGGTATCGGTTTTGTCGGGCTCATGGTTCCGCACATTATGCGGTGGATCTTCGGCCCAGACCAGCGCTGGATTCTCGCGACCTCTGCACTCGCGGCACCCGTGCTTGTGCTCGCAGCCGACGTGCTCGGGCGCGTGATTGCGCGACCCGGCGAGATTGAGGTGGGCGTGCTGACCGCCATTATCGGTGCCCCCGTGCTCATCGCACTCGTGCGCGGGCGAAAGTCGAGCGGGCTATGA
- a CDS encoding ABC transporter substrate-binding protein, whose protein sequence is MPTLKPAALISGAVAALLVLSGCSSTPEGDAKPDTAGESSTSALLPEAEGKTDYPLTLETPFGDTTLDERPDRIAIVTSATPDTDALLALGGTPVFAPSTIERNSWLDASLTDPIETIWDASPDVELPAEAVAASKPDLIVTLQALDTFDQKAFDQLSAIAPVLYAEVDSLSWQDLTQTLGDTIDLGDRAAEAVADTESVIERTREAHPEFEGKTATHVIAHSEKAGAFYASTPGSNTEQLFNELGFVLPEAAQSVAPGTKISDELMGMIDADFLLISTITEPEFFLDSPLLQSVPAVAEGRAVIDPAEEGTTTNNFAWGLNQQSVLSIPWLIERLAEMGSEALS, encoded by the coding sequence ATGCCAACACTCAAACCTGCCGCGCTCATTTCTGGCGCGGTCGCGGCCCTGCTCGTGCTGAGCGGCTGCTCATCGACGCCCGAGGGCGATGCCAAACCCGACACGGCAGGGGAATCGTCGACCTCAGCGCTGCTGCCCGAGGCCGAGGGCAAGACTGACTACCCGCTCACCCTCGAGACGCCGTTCGGCGACACCACGCTCGATGAGCGCCCCGACCGCATCGCGATCGTCACCTCGGCGACCCCCGACACCGACGCGCTGCTCGCTTTGGGCGGCACTCCCGTTTTTGCGCCCTCGACGATCGAGCGTAACTCGTGGCTCGACGCGAGCCTCACCGACCCCATCGAGACGATTTGGGATGCGAGCCCCGACGTTGAGCTGCCGGCCGAGGCCGTTGCCGCGAGCAAGCCAGACCTCATCGTCACGCTCCAGGCGCTCGATACTTTCGATCAGAAGGCGTTTGACCAGCTGAGCGCGATCGCACCAGTTCTGTATGCCGAGGTCGACTCGCTGAGCTGGCAAGACCTCACACAAACGCTCGGTGACACCATCGACCTCGGTGACCGTGCTGCCGAGGCTGTCGCCGATACCGAGAGCGTCATCGAGCGCACCCGCGAGGCGCACCCCGAGTTTGAGGGCAAGACCGCGACCCACGTGATTGCGCACTCAGAGAAGGCCGGCGCCTTCTACGCGAGCACCCCGGGCTCGAACACCGAGCAGCTCTTCAACGAGCTTGGTTTCGTGCTGCCAGAGGCAGCGCAGTCAGTTGCCCCCGGCACGAAGATCAGTGACGAGCTCATGGGCATGATCGACGCCGACTTCTTGCTCATCAGCACGATTACCGAGCCCGAGTTCTTCCTTGACTCGCCGCTGCTGCAGAGCGTTCCGGCTGTTGCCGAGGGGCGTGCGGTCATTGACCCGGCCGAAGAGGGCACGACGACGAATAACTTCGCGTGGGGCCTGAACCAGCAGAGCGTGCTCAGCATTCCCTGGCTCATCGAGCGGCTCGCCGAGATGGGCTCAGAGGCGCTGAGCTAG